GGATCACGCAACAAACCCAAAGGTGTGTCATTACTCtgaagatatattattttctactcCACAAACAtactattttaaattatgaatgtATTTTGTAGTCAATAAGATATGTGATCCACCCACGTTCAAACTCAAATATTATGATTGTAAGTTTAAATGGATTATAACAATATATTCTTCATCAGTACCTATTGATTAGCCAATTGAGTTATGTAATTTAATCATATAGGTGGCTGTGACAACTGTGACCTTTATGGTATAACCTCTTTTCAGGCTAAAAACATTATTGTTCCTCAATGTCTTATGCTTATATTCTCTTAAATGGATCGCTTACAATTTAACCAGTGAGCCACAAAAATGCACGAGGGATGAGAAAAGCCATCTTGCTATCCAAACGAACGTCATCCCTGCCACAAGGTAACTATCTCTGTCAACCATAAAACACTTAAGAAACGATTACATAAACTTATACGTCTCATCTGCATATGCTATACGCATAGGTCTACATGCTCCACGAGAATCCCATGGCTTACACCCAACAAAAACGGCGAAGAAAGGTACATActttaaactaatattttaaatcagTGTCGAGAATGAGCATGATAATTTAGAAGCCAATTCCAATAAATGTTAGCTAATTCAGATGATAAATTTTGGTTGCCAATAACCTTCAATGCggatttttaaaatcataaaagaatTTTTACTTTATGagtttttcaaaattagttGTTTTGTGGCCATATAAATTATACGTGCTTCTGGTCCTACATATTAGAGGCCATAAAATTTATACTATAATTCTTACCAAATATTAAACGgttttaactataaaatattatacacaCTATGTCTTAACAAATTAAACACGTTTAACCACAGATAAATGCTCCACATCTAAAGCCGAAGATAACCCCATCGTAGAATGCACAAAATGTGGTGCATTAATGTGGACTTCGGAGAGCACTGGGAAAGACTCCAGAACAGGTGAACCAACATTCACAATTTGCTGTAACCATGGCCAAATAAAGCTTCCACCGATCAAGCAACCGCCAGCCCTGTTAGAAGAACTTCTTCAGTCTAGATGGTTTTAAGATATCATCCAAGTCTATAATTCTGTACTGGCTTTCACCTCCATTGGTATGAAAATGGATTATAGTGTGGTGCATGCTCCCGGACCTTATACTATACGGATCCAAGGTCAAACCCACCGTAGAATTGGCTCGCTTATACCACGACAACGTCGTCCCCCCGAATATCtccaattttatatatttgatactGGCAACAAAGTCAGGAACCGTTTAAACGCGATGGGCCAAACCTCAACCGAAGGTAATCTTGATGAGACAACCTTAGTGCACCTCATCGAGATGATTGACGAGAATAACTGTTTAGCTAAGCTTTTCCGACGGGCACATGACTACTACGAAGGCAGCGGGCAAGAGTTTAATATTAGGTTGCTCTCAGATAAAGGGAATGGTAAAGAATACGATCTTCCGAGTACGAGTGAGGTCGCAGGCCTTATCGTAGGGGATATGTCATCAACAATTGGAGTAAGAGATATAGTGGTCCAATTCCAATCTGACACTTTGCAGCAGAAACGTGACGATCACCCTCTATACATGAGCCTCCAATATCCTCTTCTCTTTCCATATGGTGAGTATGGATTTCACCCCGAGATCCCATTACATCTTGAGACGGGCACATCGAGAACAAGGCAATTCCTAACCATACGCCAGTACTACGCTGCTCAGATACAGACACGTCTTAACCAGGGGATGACATTGGTTAAAGGGGGTTGTCTCCTCCATCAATATGTTGTGGACGTTTTTACGGCAATCGAAGAAGATCGGCTGAGATGGGCGAGGAATAATCAATATGTTTTGAGAGCCGAGCTCTACAGTAATGTACTCGATGCTGTTAGCAAGGGCGACACCGATGCTAAAATTATTGGTCAAAGGTTCATACTGCAGCCAAGTTCCACCGGCGGACCTCGATACTTAGTTGAGAAATACCATGATGCGATGGCTATCTGCAGAGAATATGGCAATCCAGATTTGTTTATCACAATGACGACCAATCCTAACTGGATAGAGATTAAAGAACATCTTGAGAGATATGGTGGAGACTCCCCCAATGATAGACCAGACATTGAATGTCAGGTCTGTAAGATGAATTTAGATCAGCTACTAAAGGCTTTCAAAAAAGGAACTTTCTTCAAGCCATACACAGCAGCTCTCCACAGAAtggagttaaaaaaaatatgcctCCCTCATgcacatatattattgtggtttGGAAACTCTTCCAGAACACCAAGTTCAGAAGAAGTAGATGAGATTATTTCAGCCGAGCTcccaaacaaagaagaagaccCATAAGCTTATAATTTAGTGACAAAACACATGATCCATGGTCCATGTGGTGTCATTAATCCGAAGTCACCGTGTATGAAAAATAACGTGTGCAAAAAAAAGTATCCTCGGTCGTATAATGGCAGTACTTCGATTGACAAATCAGGGTATGTATTATATCGTCGCCGCCGTAATGAAAATGAGTCTGTGGTTAAAAATGGGTCAATCGCAAACAACACGTTTGTTGTACCTCATAAAATTAAGCTCCTAAAGAAGTACGAGGCTCATATTAATGTGGAATGGTGTAATCGTACAAGTGCAGTGAAGTACTTATTCAAGTACATAACCAAGGGTGTTGACAGAGCATCCGCAGttattgaaaaagaaaatacgGCAACTACCTCTGACACAGTGGCTTCTGGTGAACCAAAGAAAAAAGTGATTAAGCAACGGAATGAGATCCAAGACTACATCGATGCTCGGTATTTATCAGCTTGTGAGTCTATGTGGCGGACTTTCACATTCCACATACACAAAAGAAAGCCGTCAGTTGAGAAGCTTATCATTCACTTAGAAGGCGAACATACCATCACAATTAAAGCAACTGATAACCTCGGTCGTGTAATCCGCAAACCAGGTATTGAGAAGACAACGTTTACTGAATGCATGGTATTATGCAGAAGGTCATCATTTGCACGGACATTAACTTATGTGCAAATACCAGAATATTTCGTATGGAACAACAGTACCAAAGTCTGGTCTGAACGTAAGAAAGGAAAAAACCATTGGGCGAATAGTGGTTGTCCATCCATCAGCAGGGGATCGATACTACCTGAGGatcctcattaataagattaagggCCCTAGAAGTTATGACGAGCTGAAAACGTTCAACGACGTGAAATACCCTGACTTCAAATCAGTTTGCCACGCAAGAGGCTATTTGGACGATGATGTTGAATGGCTCGAGAGTATGTCGGAGGGTGCTAGAACAGCCACCCCATACCAACTCTGTGATATGTTTGTCACATTCCTAAACAATTGCTTCATTGCAAGCCCTAAAGGACTATGGGAGCACTCATGGAAATCAATGAGCGAGGACATACTTCACAAGACACAAAGGATCTTAGGCCACACAAATCTAGAACTGGATGATGAGACCTTTGAGCAATACACGTTAATCGAAGTGGAAAAGTTGATCGCGCATGTAGGACCGCTCATTAAATGATATTAAAGAGATGCCAAAGATTAAACATGTTTTGCTAAAAGAATTGGGGAACAGTTTTTGGAACCAAGAAATGGATTACGATGTTGCCGATGAAACACTCAGACATGACAGTCATTACAACTTACTTAATCCGAGCAGCGTGCGATTTACGAATCAGTCTTAGACTCTGTTGATAAAAGGATGGAAAACTATTCTTTGTATATGGCGCAGGGGGCACAGGAAAAACATTCATATATCAAACCATTATATCTAGACTTCGCTCGAGAAAACAAATCGTTCTCCCGGTTGCTTCTTCAGGAATAGCCGCATTGCTACTACCAAATGGAAGAACGGCTCATTCTCGCTTTAATATTCCTTTGAAGCTCGACGAAGATAAGCTCTGCAACATCAAACTAGGTACGATGCTGGCTGAACTCATCGAGAAAACGGACCTCATAATCTGGGATGAGGCACCTATGACGCACAATCACGCCTTTGAAGCACTGGACAAAACTTTGAAGGACATAATGTCTATGAAAAATCCACCCGCAAAGAATCAAacttttggcggaaaaacagtTTTGCTAGGTGGTGATTTTAGACAGATCCTACCAGTAATTCCACAAGGTAGTAGAGCTGATACCGTCTTAGCTTTGATAAGTCATTCATATCTATGGAACAGCTGCCCCAAGTTCCCTTTGAAGACAAATATGCGAGTCAACCAGGACGAGATAGAGTTCTCTGATTGGCTTCTCAAGGTCGGTGAAGGTCAAACAGAATCAGGAcaagaagatgaggatgatggCTACCACGACCAAATGATAATCGTCGACAACTCATTGGTCCCAGAGATTAAGGATGTCTCATTAAAAGAAGTTGTCGATGCTGCGTATGGTGATGTCAACAAGATAGAGGCCTCCCAAAGTTCATGCACCGATAAAGCTATACTAACCCCCCGAAATGATACAGTCGATGAAATTAATGCGTAtacaatctccaaaaccggcgGGGAGTCAAAAGACTACTACAGTTACGATAGCTTTGAGGTTTCGGAAACTCAATCTAACCAAAATGATACATTATACGCCATTGAGTATCTCAACTCCATGGAGTTTCCAGGATTGCCTTCTCATAAACTCACTCTCAAAGTTGGGGCCCCGATTATGCTTCTGCGGAACATAAACCAAACAAAAGGATTATGTAATGGTACCCGTATGATCCTATAGGCGAAAGAGTGCTTAAGGCAGATATATTTATTGGCTCCCACATTGGAAAAGAAGTTTTGATCCCAAGAATTGTCCTCTTGCATGGGGATACAAAGCTACCGTTCACTTTACGTCAACGACAATTCCCTATCAGATTGTGTTATGCAATGACAATCAACAAAATCCAGGGACAAGCTTAAAAGAGGTTATCCTATATCTTCCTAGACCGGTTTTCGCACATGGTCAACTGTACGTGGCCCTCTCACGTGTAACAAGCAAAGCAGGACTAAAAATCATCAAAGGGGAAGACTCACACAAACAAAAAGTGAAGAACATAGTCTACAAAGAAATCTTCAACCGCCTTCACTCCCATGAGAGTAAGTAAAATTGAAAACTCAGAATCTCATGGAAGGTTTCTAAAGTGGTTATCTAGCTAATAATTCACATTTATCTGCTATGCAGTATTCGAGGTACCACCAGAAATGAATCAGAATTAAAACTCCTTCCCTGATGATGGATACCTCACTACTTCCAAGTACGTCTCCCTGCTCTattaactaattaattgatTCCTAATACTAAGCTATGTTCActgatttatttcaaaataaatttcaggCTCTCCAACACGAGAATATTCATCACATCTATCATCATATTCGTCAAAAAGTCCACCATCTTATTTATGATTTTCGCTTCTTTGTTTTAAGACGTTAACATCTGCTCTTAATAATGATAATGACTATTTTGCTTCTAAACATAATTTATAACAAACTTAAATTTTCAAGAGATTTaggttattatttttgtatgattttgtgggttgtgtttttggtttatatttgcaAGAGTTGAGGTTATACAGAGAATACATAAAACTGATCGACAGTACTTTGGACAACCAAAAAAGTTTGACATATCAAACAAATAACAGCTTAAACATCATCACTTACGCGTTTCGgattaaaatagtataaaataacTCCAAATTATCGAAGATTATCAcctaaaataattaagtttaaAAGCATTTTAATCTTCTTCCCAATAACCAACGGTACAAGCTTACCGTTCTTCCATACATAATCAATATCAATGAGACAacaattattacacaaattcaAGAAAACATTCCACCAATTCCTTCATACATATTCCGTCCCCGACACTACCCCCAGTTGATCAGCTTAGCAAGTGCAACCAACTTCCtcccaggtaaaaaaaaaaaaacctatctCACATACCAATAAATTCTCTATTTTTGTAACTTGAAAAAATTGTTCCCACAGATGTTGTTGGCCGAATATGCCTCATCCAAGgaagtgatatatatataaccacaACACAAATTCAAAGATCATCATTGGATTGCATTTAGACATGTACTAACATATCTACATCAGGGAGTTAAACCACATATCTACCAGAAAAAACCAAATCGTAATCGTCACAAGTATCATTCCACGGCTACATGAAGGTAATCAGCTAAACATAAAGTTTATGTCAAActaaatacttataaatatttcaCTTTTACATGGAAACTATCACTCACAACTACACCATGATCGCGCTTTTACTTTGACAACGACACCGATATCATACAACGCTTCCAAAATAGGAATAAATGGCGAACCTAAGCCTGGTGGCATAACTCCACATGGGATCAAACAACAAGACAACAAATGACACCAGTCAACTGTTTTAATATTTACATTACTGCTTCCTACGTCAATGAAACCATTGTTTCAGTAAATACCAATAGCCATCGAtaatactttttcttttcttattacattcaataattattttaatcctAACACTGTTTTACAATTATCATAATTTAGATAAAAAAGATATTAATCTAATATGATATTCTACTTTAAAAATTTCATACAAAATTACTCCGGTCAAAGTGACTAATGGAGTGCAAAAAATACCACATATGAGGATCTTGCTTTAATGGTATAGATATCTTTTACAAATGGAGTGGAAAAAGTACCACATATTTATATAACCAAATCTGATTCAACCTAAATTATGTTACTATGATTTATTAATTCCTTAATCGCTTACGAAGAATAATTTTAATAAGTTGACTCCGAAATAACAGCTCTCTGAATACAGttgttttgtataaaatttcggtaagtttttcattttataatataaactaTGTACAGcagaaactctataaattaatactctttaaattaatactttataaattaataaatttcaccgGTCCCAACTTATGCCGGTTTAAATTTGACACGaaccgataaaataataagataatattttttagaaacttttatgtaaatatatggttccATCAGAATTATAAAttggtaatttatatatatatacatattttatataagtagaacctattattaaattatttgttttatattcacaaaggaattatctttatattttcctatcacttaaaatatttttgatgagatctACTAATATTagatctaaaaccacattttatgttctatgcaatatatactatatataccaaataatataataaaattaagataaatgtCTAAtctcaaaaaataacaattaatgtctatacactaaatcaaatattttccctattttataataaatatatattgaagcaaggaatctaaataagaaaacttttataaattaatatctttataaattaataaaatttcaaagtcccaacgttaataatttatagaggtCGTActgtaatataaaaaaatgtaattttttaatgtaaattaaGATCTTACTAACTTTGATAGTAATAAATACTTAGCTATTTTTTTGAAATGCAGAAGCCTCGTCTGGAATAACGAATAAAAGGAAACGAGGATGTCCGCTCGGATCACGAACGAAATCGAAAGGTGTGTCTTCGTTATAAGTTATACACTATTTCAAACTAATATGTTGTATTGGATATTACTCTAATTATGAATATTTCCCAGTTCATCTAATAAACGATCGACCAACATTCAAACCGAAGTTCTTTGACTGTAAGTTTATATGGATTATGATAACATActtttatcaataaaaattcataaaactaaTTTGGTTTCGAATTTAAACAAACAGGTGGTTGTGATAACTGCGACTCTTATGGTACGAAACGTTACTCTGGTATTTATATCTTACATTATATCCTCTTAGGGACCTAAAATCTGTGGCAATTCtactattatataaattattaatctaaattttaatttaatactaATTTCAAGTGTACTACTGCAGGAAAACTACAGTTCTCTTCGTCGCTAGCTACGAGATTTTTCTTTGACTCCTCAATCAAACAAATCAAGCACTTCAAAAGACGGTACAAGTCAACCAAATGATGAACTCAAGGTGAACATAAGCTACCCATCGGACTAATACCATAGAGATGAATCAAAGCTATAGAGATACAAAAAATTCTCCAaacatctttctatttttaattccTGTCTTAATAACTTTTTATATTACATCTTCAAATAATTCTTCCGCCGGAGTCTATCCTCTCAATTAATTCACAAACTGGACAAAACCTGTGTACAACATATAACAAAATcttaactaaaataaacaataaaatttgattttttcataGATTATCACCTAGAATTATAGTATTTAAAATAGTAAATGatctatttattaaaactgcttaaatacaaaaaaaaaatacacaataaattcaagttcaaataaaatattttttatagtatTTCAATTTAATAATACTCTTTACATACACAttataatatacaaatatcTGTTTTcctaattctaaaacatattATGGACATGGGCTGACCCATTTTCAAATCACAGCAATGTAAACCATAATAATCCAACACTCAGCTAAATCTCGGGCCAGGcccaatttaatttaatatgaaaaCGGTCCAACTGTCAACGATTTCAATAGGAAAGTTGAGTGCTTCAGTTGGAAAGTCGGGAAATCTTCGTCTTCCATCTCTCGACTGCGATCTCATCAAACCTCACCGCCATGACAGAACCGAGACACTCCTCTACTCATCAATCAA
The window above is part of the Brassica napus cultivar Da-Ae chromosome C3, Da-Ae, whole genome shotgun sequence genome. Proteins encoded here:
- the LOC111203798 gene encoding uncharacterized protein LOC111203798: MKMDYSVVHAPGPYTIRIQGQTHRRIGSLIPRQRRPPEYLQFYIFDTGNKVRNRLNAMGQTSTEGNLDETTLVHLIEMIDENNCLAKLFRRAHDYYEGSGQEFNIRLLSDKGNGKEYDLPSTSEVAGLIVGDMSSTIGVRDIVVQFQSDTLQQKRDDHPLYMSLQYPLLFPYGEYGFHPEIPLHLETGTSRTRQFLTIRQYYAAQIQTRLNQGMTLVKGGCLLHQYVVDVFTAIEEDRLRWARNNQYVLRAELYSNVLDAVSKGDTDAKIIGQRFILQPSSTGGPRYLVEKYHDAMAICREYGNPDLFITMTTNPNWIEIKEHLERYGGDSPNDRPDIECQVCKMNLDQLLKAFKKGTFFKPYTAALHRMELKKICLPHAHILLWFGNSSRTPSSEEVDEIISAELPNKEEDP